From one Trueperella pyogenes genomic stretch:
- the rpsP gene encoding 30S ribosomal protein S16 — MAVKIRLKRMGKIREAHYRVVVVDSKKRRDGRVIEEIGYYNPNTEPSVIDINSERARYWISVGAQPTEPVLAQLKITGDWQAAKGLPGESTLKVAETVDVAAKREEATKAVQAEAEKRRADKAKAREEAEAAAKAEAEASEAAEAEEA, encoded by the coding sequence GTGGCAGTCAAGATTCGTTTGAAGCGTATGGGTAAGATCCGTGAGGCCCACTACCGCGTCGTCGTCGTCGATTCCAAGAAGAGGCGCGATGGTCGCGTCATCGAGGAGATCGGTTACTACAACCCGAACACCGAGCCCTCGGTGATCGACATCAACTCTGAGCGCGCTCGCTACTGGATCTCGGTTGGCGCACAGCCCACCGAGCCGGTACTTGCGCAGCTGAAGATCACGGGCGATTGGCAGGCAGCTAAGGGTCTTCCGGGTGAGTCGACCCTGAAGGTAGCCGAGACCGTTGACGTGGCAGCAAAGCGTGAGGAGGCCACCAAGGCCGTTCAGGCTGAGGCTGAGAAGCGTCGTGCTGACAAGGCCAAGGCTCGTGAAGAGGCTGAGGCCGCCGCCAAGGCTGAGGCTGAGGCCAGCGAGGCCGCTGAGGCTGAGGAAGCCTAA
- a CDS encoding cation diffusion facilitator family transporter: MTQHTSVSRSLVKYAWLSIGVAAVTIALKAGAYVVTRSVSLLSDAMESVVNLVAAIVALISLMLAAKPASSRYTFGRSKAEYFSAAVEGAMIFGAAALIIFAAVLRLAHPQPVEQLGVGLIISALAALINGAVGMYLIAVGRRHRSITLEADGKHLLTDLVTSAGVILGLLLVMATGWQILDPLIAIAVAVNILWTGLALLRTSLAGLLDVTLPDAENAIIVEVLHSFSQPGTISFHGLQTRQAGRERHINVHLQVPGTWSVKEGHDLATSVEKTIQSRLEGTTIVIHVEPIEDLSSYEDIPEGFIPLGDEE; encoded by the coding sequence ATGACCCAACACACCTCTGTCTCGCGAAGCCTGGTCAAGTACGCCTGGCTTTCCATCGGCGTCGCCGCAGTCACGATTGCGTTGAAAGCGGGCGCTTACGTGGTGACGAGGTCGGTGTCGTTGCTCTCGGACGCGATGGAATCTGTGGTCAACTTGGTGGCGGCTATCGTCGCCTTGATATCGCTCATGCTCGCGGCCAAACCGGCGTCGTCGCGCTACACTTTTGGCCGTTCCAAGGCCGAGTATTTTTCTGCAGCGGTTGAGGGGGCGATGATCTTTGGCGCCGCCGCGCTCATTATCTTTGCGGCCGTGTTGCGCTTGGCCCACCCGCAGCCCGTCGAACAGTTGGGGGTCGGCCTCATAATCTCCGCACTGGCGGCACTGATCAATGGCGCTGTTGGCATGTATTTGATCGCGGTGGGGCGCAGACACCGTTCAATCACTCTCGAAGCGGACGGCAAACATTTGCTGACCGACCTCGTCACTTCTGCCGGCGTTATTCTTGGTCTACTTCTAGTCATGGCGACGGGCTGGCAGATCCTGGATCCCCTCATTGCGATTGCGGTGGCGGTCAATATCCTCTGGACTGGGCTCGCACTGCTGCGCACGTCTTTGGCCGGCTTGTTGGACGTCACCTTGCCCGACGCAGAGAATGCCATCATCGTCGAGGTGTTGCACAGCTTTTCCCAGCCCGGCACCATCAGCTTTCACGGTCTACAGACTCGTCAGGCTGGCCGCGAGCGGCACATCAATGTTCACCTACAAGTGCCCGGCACGTGGTCCGTCAAAGAAGGCCACGACCTGGCGACGTCGGTGGAAAAAACGATACAGAGCCGCCTGGAGGGGACCACTATCGTCATCCACGTCGAACCTATCGAAGATCTGTCCTCCTACGAGGACATCCCCGAGGGTTTCATTCCCCTGGGTGACGAGGAGTAG
- the hemG gene encoding menaquinone-dependent protoporphyrinogen IX dehydrogenase: MRILLTHSSRFGHTENIIHRVAQRLEEHGFHTDVRPVSAVRSIAGYDAVVVGASVRYGFFAPAVRQLATRLADSALPSAFIGVNLAAAKPEKNTAETNPYVRKFFAKSPWKPDATVLLGGELNFDLYNRVDAAMLKPILKASGKPWGAGVKVDYTDWAAVEQFAADFAALLDGSTPRHPGE, encoded by the coding sequence ATGCGAATTCTGCTCACGCACTCCAGTCGATTCGGGCATACCGAGAACATCATCCACCGCGTGGCACAGCGGCTCGAAGAACACGGTTTTCATACAGACGTTCGCCCGGTCAGTGCTGTCCGCTCGATCGCAGGCTACGACGCCGTCGTCGTCGGCGCGTCCGTGCGCTACGGCTTCTTTGCCCCTGCCGTGCGTCAGCTTGCCACCCGACTTGCGGACAGTGCCCTCCCAAGTGCGTTCATCGGCGTGAACCTAGCCGCCGCCAAGCCGGAGAAAAACACCGCCGAGACCAATCCGTATGTGCGCAAATTCTTCGCTAAATCTCCCTGGAAACCGGATGCGACCGTGTTGCTAGGCGGCGAGCTGAATTTCGATCTCTATAACCGGGTAGATGCGGCCATGCTCAAGCCGATCCTCAAAGCCTCGGGTAAGCCGTGGGGAGCTGGGGTCAAAGTCGATTACACGGACTGGGCCGCAGTGGAGCAATTCGCCGCCGATTTCGCGGCTTTGCTTGACGGCTCTACTCCTCGTCACCCAGGGGAATGA
- a CDS encoding metal-dependent hydrolase family protein, with product MNVHLTGTLRGTDAAEAWVVDGRLSFSPAVTSEEIRGYAYPGLLDAHTHPGMRRTPEPLALSEIRRRLAVLARHGITTVRDAGGQHDPKRAWEPGLARVMHSGQHIARFKRYERYLAVDVEPADLPAEAVRQFEKGDGWIKIVGDWIDRSVGDTTPLWPRQALIDAVAGVHDVGGKVTVHTFATETVDDLLEAGVDGIEHGTGMTRDHLLEAAARGILVTPTVHQIRRFPEFAAKGARFATYVERMLGMDAVRREHLALMVEVGTHFLMGSDTAENVAEVNLVDELIDAVDDGMPADVVMAAASYAGRARIGFDVWSAGEPADVVIYREDPEINIETLRNPLAVFAGGVRVL from the coding sequence ATGAATGTCCACCTGACCGGGACTTTGCGGGGCACTGACGCAGCCGAAGCGTGGGTGGTCGATGGCCGGTTGAGCTTTAGCCCCGCTGTCACAAGCGAGGAGATCCGCGGCTACGCCTACCCAGGCTTGCTCGATGCCCATACCCATCCGGGTATGCGGCGCACTCCCGAACCGCTGGCGCTGAGCGAGATTCGCCGTCGCCTCGCCGTGCTGGCACGCCACGGCATCACCACTGTTCGCGACGCCGGTGGCCAACACGATCCAAAGCGCGCTTGGGAACCGGGGCTGGCACGAGTCATGCATTCGGGACAACACATCGCCCGTTTCAAGCGCTACGAGCGTTACCTGGCAGTGGACGTCGAGCCTGCTGATCTCCCCGCCGAAGCCGTCCGCCAGTTCGAAAAAGGAGACGGCTGGATCAAGATCGTGGGGGACTGGATCGACCGCAGCGTCGGTGATACCACGCCCTTGTGGCCGCGGCAGGCGCTCATCGATGCCGTGGCTGGCGTACACGATGTTGGCGGCAAGGTCACTGTGCACACTTTTGCGACCGAAACGGTCGATGACCTGCTGGAGGCCGGTGTCGACGGCATCGAGCATGGCACTGGCATGACGCGCGATCACCTGCTGGAGGCGGCTGCCCGGGGGATTCTCGTCACCCCCACGGTCCATCAGATTCGCCGTTTTCCGGAGTTTGCGGCCAAGGGGGCAAGATTTGCCACATACGTGGAACGCATGCTTGGGATGGACGCCGTGCGTCGTGAGCATCTTGCGCTCATGGTCGAGGTGGGCACGCATTTCCTCATGGGATCCGACACCGCGGAGAATGTCGCGGAGGTCAACCTCGTCGATGAGCTCATCGACGCCGTCGACGATGGCATGCCCGCCGACGTCGTGATGGCTGCGGCAAGTTATGCGGGGCGAGCCAGAATTGGGTTTGACGTGTGGAGCGCGGGGGAGCCTGCGGACGTCGTTATCTACCGCGAAGATCCCGAGATAAACATCGAGACACTTCGCAATCCGTTGGCTGTATTTGCTGGTGGTGTGCGAGTTTTGTAG
- the ffh gene encoding signal recognition particle protein, whose product MFNSLSDRITGSLRNLRKAGRLSEKDVEAVISDIRRALLDADVALPVVRQFTAAVREKAVGAVASQALNPAQQVVKIVNDELIEVLGGQARELNWASAAPTVIMLAGLQGAGKTTLAGKLGRWLRENGHRPLLVASDLQRPNAVNQLQVVGEQASVEVFAPEPGNGIGNPVEVARDSILFAKENMFDVVVVDTAGRLGVDEEMMAQARDIRDAVNPDEILFVLDAMVGQDAVNTSIAFRDGVGFTGVVLSKLDGDARGGAALSVRGVTGQPVLFASTGEKLDAFERFHPDRMASRILDMGDILTLIEQAEKTWSEEQAKDLASKMAGGEFTLDDFLDQLGQLRKMGSMKKLMGMLPGMGQYREALDNFDEREIDRQEAIVKSMTPAERADTRILNGSRRLRIANGSGTTVTEVNQLVERFEAAKKMMTSVSRGGMPSIPGMPNMPGMGGGYTKKQAKKKKSSGSKKGRSGNPAKRRQQELAAQREAKASKGSAFGANTGHGDINIDDLARFLK is encoded by the coding sequence ATGTTTAACTCGCTTTCTGATCGCATTACCGGTTCGCTTCGTAACCTGCGCAAGGCAGGCCGACTTTCCGAGAAAGACGTAGAGGCCGTCATCAGTGACATCCGCCGCGCGCTTCTCGACGCCGACGTGGCGCTGCCGGTCGTGCGTCAGTTCACCGCCGCAGTTCGCGAGAAAGCGGTGGGTGCTGTGGCCAGCCAAGCGCTCAACCCGGCCCAGCAGGTTGTCAAGATCGTCAACGATGAGCTCATCGAGGTGCTTGGCGGGCAGGCTCGCGAACTGAACTGGGCTTCCGCGGCTCCGACGGTCATCATGCTGGCAGGCCTCCAGGGCGCTGGTAAGACGACCCTGGCAGGTAAGCTCGGCCGCTGGCTGCGCGAGAACGGCCATCGTCCGCTTCTGGTCGCTTCCGATCTTCAGCGCCCCAACGCCGTCAATCAGCTCCAGGTAGTCGGCGAACAGGCGAGCGTTGAGGTCTTCGCACCCGAGCCGGGCAACGGCATCGGCAACCCTGTCGAGGTCGCCCGCGACTCGATCCTGTTCGCCAAGGAAAACATGTTCGACGTCGTCGTGGTAGACACGGCCGGACGCCTCGGTGTCGACGAAGAGATGATGGCTCAGGCTCGCGACATTCGTGACGCCGTCAACCCCGACGAAATCCTCTTCGTCCTCGACGCTATGGTCGGCCAGGACGCCGTCAACACCTCGATCGCTTTCCGTGACGGGGTGGGCTTTACCGGCGTCGTGCTCTCTAAGCTCGACGGCGACGCGCGTGGTGGCGCTGCGCTTTCGGTTCGCGGCGTGACCGGTCAGCCCGTCCTTTTCGCCTCCACCGGCGAGAAGCTGGATGCCTTTGAACGCTTCCACCCTGATCGTATGGCCTCCCGTATTCTTGACATGGGCGATATCCTCACCCTCATCGAGCAGGCCGAAAAGACCTGGAGCGAGGAGCAGGCCAAGGATCTGGCATCGAAGATGGCCGGAGGCGAATTCACCCTCGATGATTTCCTCGATCAACTCGGCCAGCTGCGCAAGATGGGGTCGATGAAGAAGCTCATGGGGATGCTGCCTGGGATGGGGCAGTACCGGGAGGCGCTGGATAACTTTGACGAGCGAGAGATCGACCGGCAGGAGGCCATTGTCAAGTCGATGACGCCGGCCGAACGTGCGGATACCCGTATCCTCAACGGCTCGCGGCGGCTGCGTATTGCTAACGGTTCGGGCACCACCGTCACCGAGGTTAATCAGCTTGTGGAACGCTTCGAGGCGGCCAAGAAGATGATGACGAGCGTCTCGCGCGGTGGCATGCCGAGCATTCCGGGGATGCCGAACATGCCCGGCATGGGCGGCGGCTATACGAAGAAGCAGGCGAAGAAAAAGAAGTCTTCCGGATCGAAAAAGGGGCGCTCGGGCAACCCGGCCAAGCGCCGCCAGCAAGAGTTGGCCGCGCAGCGTGAGGCTAAGGCTTCGAAGGGCTCCGCCTTCGGCGCGAACACTGGTCACGGCGATATTAACATCGACGATCTCGCGAGATTTTTGAAGTAG
- the ftsY gene encoding signal recognition particle-docking protein FtsY, with product MTTEQLIILIIAAACVLIGAGIALWTRRSSSSTEISGQTREQLESGDAGSEQETSQPELPSGHEELADPESATGMQESADDIFVEIPEAAGSRLERLRGRLAASGALGRTLLSILSRGDLSEADWEELEDTLLMADVGLDATTELMDILRTQTKVKATTDAGEVRAILRRELIKLVGADTDRSLNLEPVIDDDSRHPAALLMVGVNGTGKTTTTGKLARLLAADGRRVVLGAADTFRAAAADQLSTWGARVGVDVVRSDREGADPASVAFEAVKVARESAADVVIVDTAGRLQNKAGLMDELGKIKRVMEKGAPLREVLLVLDATTGQNGMSQAKVFAEVAGITGIVLTKLDGTAKGGIVISVQRELGVPVKLVGLGEGADDLAPFDPADFVDSLLS from the coding sequence GTGACTACTGAACAACTCATTATTCTCATTATTGCCGCCGCCTGTGTTCTCATCGGCGCTGGCATCGCCCTGTGGACGCGTCGCAGTTCTTCCTCCACGGAGATCTCCGGGCAGACCCGCGAACAGCTCGAGTCTGGTGATGCCGGTTCTGAGCAGGAGACATCCCAGCCAGAGCTACCTAGCGGACACGAGGAACTTGCCGATCCCGAATCCGCGACCGGCATGCAGGAGTCGGCAGACGATATCTTTGTGGAGATCCCCGAAGCGGCGGGATCGCGCCTGGAGCGCCTGCGCGGACGTCTGGCCGCTTCTGGTGCGCTCGGCCGCACCTTACTCTCCATTCTTTCGCGCGGTGACCTGTCGGAAGCCGATTGGGAAGAGCTTGAAGATACCCTCCTCATGGCCGACGTCGGCCTGGACGCCACCACCGAGCTCATGGACATTCTGCGTACCCAAACGAAGGTCAAGGCAACTACGGACGCCGGGGAAGTTCGCGCGATCCTTCGCCGGGAGCTCATCAAGCTCGTCGGTGCTGACACGGATCGCTCGCTCAACCTGGAGCCGGTGATCGACGACGATTCCCGCCACCCGGCTGCCCTTCTTATGGTGGGGGTCAACGGCACCGGCAAGACGACGACGACGGGCAAGCTGGCGCGTCTCCTTGCGGCAGACGGCAGGCGCGTGGTCCTCGGCGCGGCCGATACGTTCCGCGCCGCGGCTGCCGATCAGCTCTCCACGTGGGGCGCGCGCGTGGGCGTAGATGTGGTGCGCTCTGATCGCGAGGGCGCCGATCCGGCGTCGGTAGCTTTCGAGGCGGTGAAGGTCGCTCGTGAGTCCGCCGCCGACGTCGTCATCGTTGATACTGCTGGGCGCCTTCAGAACAAGGCCGGCCTGATGGACGAGCTGGGCAAGATCAAGCGTGTCATGGAGAAGGGCGCTCCGCTGCGCGAAGTTCTCCTCGTACTGGACGCGACCACCGGCCAGAACGGTATGAGCCAGGCGAAGGTCTTCGCCGAGGTGGCGGGCATTACGGGTATCGTCTTGACGAAGCTCGATGGAACCGCCAAGGGCGGAATCGTCATTTCGGTTCAGCGTGAGCTGGGGGTTCCGGTCAAGCTTGTGGGTCTGGGCGAGGGCGCCGACGACTTAGCGCCTTTCGACCCCGCAGACTTCGTCGATTCGCTCCTGTCCTAA
- the plo gene encoding cholesterol-dependent cytolysin pyolysin has product MKRKAFASLVASVVAAATVTMPTASFAAGLGNSSGLTDGLSAPRASISPMDKVDLKSAQETNETSVDKYIRGLKYDPSGVLAVKGESIENVPVTKDQLKDGTYTVFKHERKSFNNLRSDISAFDANNAHVYPGALVLANKDLAKGSPTSIGIARAPQTVSVDLPGLVDGKNKVVINNPTKSSVTQGMNGLLDGWIQRNSKYPDHAAKISYDETMVTSKRQLEAKLGLGFEKVSAKLNVDFDAIHKRERQVAIASFKQIYYTASVDTPTSPHSVFGPNVTAQDLKDRGVNNKNPLGYISSVSYGRQIFVKLETTSTSNDVQAAFSGLFKAKFGNLSTEFKTKYADILNKTRATVYVVGGSARGGVEVATGNIDALKKIIKEESTFSTKVPAVPVSYAVNFLKDNQLAAVRSSGDYIETTATTYKSGEITFRHGGGYVAKFRLKWDEISYDPQGKEIRTPKTWSGNWVGRTAGFRETIQLPANARNIHVEAGEATGLAWDPWWTVINKKNLPLVPHREIVLKGTTLNPWVEENVKP; this is encoded by the coding sequence ATGAAACGAAAGGCTTTTGCATCGCTAGTGGCGAGTGTAGTTGCAGCAGCAACTGTCACGATGCCCACAGCATCTTTTGCTGCCGGATTGGGAAACAGCTCGGGATTGACGGACGGCTTGTCAGCGCCGCGAGCCTCCATCTCCCCGATGGATAAAGTTGACCTTAAGTCGGCGCAAGAGACTAACGAGACGAGCGTCGATAAGTACATTCGTGGTCTGAAATACGATCCCTCTGGTGTACTTGCAGTCAAGGGTGAGTCTATTGAAAATGTGCCGGTTACCAAGGATCAGCTCAAGGACGGCACCTACACGGTATTTAAGCACGAACGCAAGAGTTTTAACAATTTGCGTTCGGACATCTCTGCGTTCGATGCGAACAACGCCCACGTCTATCCTGGGGCGCTCGTGTTAGCAAATAAAGATCTTGCAAAAGGTAGTCCGACTTCGATCGGAATTGCACGTGCTCCGCAAACTGTCAGCGTTGATTTGCCAGGATTAGTTGACGGTAAGAATAAGGTCGTCATCAACAATCCCACGAAGAGTTCCGTGACTCAAGGAATGAACGGCCTTCTCGACGGTTGGATTCAGCGCAACAGCAAGTATCCTGACCATGCTGCAAAGATTTCTTACGATGAGACTATGGTGACGTCAAAGCGTCAACTGGAGGCAAAGCTTGGCCTCGGATTTGAAAAGGTCTCAGCAAAGCTCAACGTGGACTTCGATGCAATTCATAAGCGTGAACGGCAGGTGGCTATCGCTTCCTTCAAACAGATTTACTACACGGCTAGCGTAGATACACCGACATCTCCACATAGCGTTTTCGGCCCGAATGTCACCGCACAGGATTTGAAAGATCGGGGAGTCAATAACAAGAATCCTCTAGGATACATTTCGTCGGTCAGCTATGGACGCCAGATTTTTGTCAAGCTGGAAACGACCTCGACTTCCAATGATGTACAAGCGGCTTTTAGCGGCCTGTTCAAAGCTAAGTTCGGCAATCTTTCCACAGAATTCAAGACTAAGTATGCCGATATCCTGAACAAGACCCGAGCTACTGTGTACGTCGTTGGCGGCAGCGCCAGGGGCGGAGTTGAAGTTGCAACTGGCAACATCGATGCGCTCAAGAAGATTATCAAGGAGGAGAGTACCTTCTCCACGAAGGTTCCTGCCGTGCCCGTTTCCTATGCCGTCAATTTCTTGAAGGATAACCAGCTGGCAGCTGTTAGGAGCAGCGGTGATTACATTGAAACCACTGCCACGACCTACAAGTCTGGTGAGATTACGTTCCGCCATGGCGGTGGCTACGTCGCGAAGTTCAGGCTGAAGTGGGACGAGATCAGCTACGACCCGCAGGGTAAGGAGATCCGCACCCCCAAGACGTGGAGTGGGAATTGGGTCGGCCGTACAGCCGGCTTCCGCGAGACTATTCAACTTCCGGCAAACGCCCGCAACATCCATGTGGAAGCAGGTGAGGCGACAGGTCTAGCGTGGGATCCGTGGTGGACCGTTATCAACAAGAAGAATCTCCCCTTGGTGCCACATCGAGAGATCGTCCTTAAGGGTACGACGCTCAATCCCTGGGTCGAGGAAAATGTTAAACCCTAG